The Candidatus Binataceae bacterium genome has a window encoding:
- a CDS encoding radical SAM protein, whose amino-acid sequence MNQLSGSAASSSAASEGSATRPRRAHRRFLVELIKPSHYDDDGYVIQWWRGWIPSNSLSCLYGLAIDSKARRVLGEDVEIEVAAYDETNQVVPLRRIIRRFRRNRFCGVVCLVGVQSNQFPRAMDIARVLRRSQIPVVMGGFHVSGCVAMLPAMPPELKDAQDLGVTLFAGEAEGRFDEILRAAYQGRLAPLYNFVDQLPALNDQPTPYLPAKLIRHNLGNISAFDGGRGCPFSCSFCTIINVQGRKSRYRSADDVERLIRANHGSGVATYFITDDNFARNRNWEAILDRIIELRETHHLRIHLTIQVDTLCHKIPRFVEKAARAGCKRVFIGLENINPASLKGASKGQNRITEYRAMLQSWRKAGVLTYAGYILGFPSDTPETIARDIAIIQRELPIDLLEFFMLTPLPGSKDHLDLHLRGGKLDEDLNRYDLEHVTTAHPQMGRAEWQAVYDRAWSLYYSAEHNETLIKRAIGSGINPARLTSMIFTFYASHEFEKVHPLQSGVFRRKRRKDRRNGLPLEPPLAFYARRGREMFATYVPAIRFLWRLTRLRHRLLKDPTLRTYRDLATTHLENELAETLGIYEATEAARRVATQARLRSAAARG is encoded by the coding sequence ATGAACCAGCTGTCCGGGTCCGCCGCGTCGTCTTCAGCTGCGTCCGAGGGTAGCGCAACGCGCCCCAGACGTGCGCACCGCCGGTTCCTGGTCGAGCTGATCAAACCATCGCACTATGACGACGACGGTTACGTGATCCAATGGTGGCGCGGATGGATACCGTCCAACTCGCTCTCCTGCCTGTATGGACTCGCGATCGATTCCAAAGCTCGTCGCGTACTCGGCGAGGACGTTGAGATCGAAGTTGCGGCATATGATGAAACCAACCAGGTAGTTCCCCTGCGGCGAATAATCCGTCGCTTTCGGCGCAATCGTTTCTGTGGCGTGGTCTGTCTGGTGGGAGTTCAGAGCAATCAATTTCCGCGCGCGATGGATATTGCGCGCGTGCTGCGCCGCAGCCAGATCCCGGTCGTTATGGGCGGTTTTCACGTCAGCGGCTGCGTAGCGATGCTGCCCGCGATGCCGCCCGAGTTGAAGGACGCCCAAGACCTGGGCGTGACCCTGTTCGCGGGCGAGGCGGAGGGCCGCTTCGATGAGATTCTGAGAGCTGCCTATCAAGGAAGGCTCGCGCCGCTCTACAACTTTGTTGACCAGCTGCCCGCGCTCAACGACCAGCCGACCCCCTATCTGCCGGCAAAGCTCATCCGCCACAACCTCGGAAATATCAGCGCGTTCGATGGCGGCCGCGGCTGTCCGTTCAGCTGCAGCTTCTGCACCATCATCAATGTGCAAGGACGCAAGTCGCGCTATCGCAGCGCCGACGACGTGGAGCGACTCATCCGCGCCAACCACGGATCCGGGGTCGCGACCTACTTCATCACCGACGACAACTTCGCACGCAATCGAAACTGGGAAGCAATTCTCGATCGCATTATCGAGTTGCGCGAAACGCACCACCTACGCATTCATCTGACCATCCAGGTCGATACCCTGTGCCACAAGATTCCGCGCTTCGTTGAGAAGGCGGCGCGTGCCGGCTGCAAGCGGGTTTTCATCGGGCTGGAGAACATCAACCCTGCCAGCTTAAAGGGCGCGTCAAAGGGGCAGAACCGGATCACCGAGTACCGCGCCATGCTGCAGTCCTGGCGCAAGGCGGGTGTGCTTACCTACGCGGGTTACATCCTCGGCTTCCCCAGCGATACTCCCGAAACCATCGCGCGCGATATCGCGATCATTCAGCGCGAGCTGCCGATCGATCTGCTGGAATTCTTCATGCTGACCCCGCTGCCTGGTTCCAAGGATCATCTCGACTTGCACCTCCGCGGCGGAAAGCTTGATGAAGACTTGAACCGCTACGACCTCGAGCACGTGACCACGGCTCATCCCCAGATGGGCCGCGCCGAGTGGCAGGCCGTCTACGATCGCGCCTGGTCCCTGTACTATTCGGCGGAACACAACGAGACCCTCATCAAGCGCGCGATCGGCAGTGGTATCAATCCTGCGCGTCTGACCTCGATGATCTTCACCTTCTACGCAAGCCACGAGTTTGAGAAAGTGCATCCGCTGCAGAGCGGCGTGTTTCGGCGCAAGCGTCGCAAGGACCGCCGCAATGGACTGCCGCTGGAACCGCCGCTCGCTTTTTACGCCCGTCGGGGGCGTGAAATGTTCGCGACCTATGTCCCCGCCATTCGATTTCTGTGGAGGCTGACGCGCCTGCGGCATCGACTGCTCAAGGATCCGACCCTTCGCACCTATCGGGATCTGGCTACCACCCATCTGGAAAACGAACTCGCCGAAACGCTCGGAATCTATGAAGCGACCGAAGCCGCGCGCCGGGTGGCGACCCAAGCTCGACTGCGGTCCGCTGCGGCCCGAGGGTAA
- a CDS encoding CoA transferase, translating to MPVQTRTVSAMCGVALTIGSQRRAMSGALDDIKVIEYAEMVSGPICGKMFSDLGAEVIKIEAPGAGDPARQYPPFPDDQPHPEKSGMFLYLNTGKKSLTLDPATPAGGEVFKRLISKADFLIENHPAGFLERIGLPYPALHALNPRLIVVSITPFGQTGPYRDWKGSDLIEWAMSLTGYNTPTLIDDGERENPLRAPGHIADMMGGTNAAAAAMMALFQRELTGDGQWIDAPCWQATVNTSKIEMAAYSYLGIPFSRMRGQTLVGLEPMACRDGYVYTLWAADSHYQALKKLLGNPDGLDTELFDTLAGRQQNDDVLRLVIREELKKHDMKYLVDEGQKLGLTIGPVYKVSQAANHPHLAARDAFVAIEHPVAGRFLFPRQMVSMTATPAIPSRAPMLGEHNKEILDRLAIPREDQHGLHAAGVI from the coding sequence ATGCCCGTGCAAACGCGCACCGTCTCTGCTATGTGCGGGGTGGCACTGACGATTGGGTCACAGAGACGCGCGATGAGCGGGGCGCTCGACGACATAAAGGTCATTGAATACGCCGAGATGGTGTCGGGACCGATCTGCGGCAAGATGTTCTCCGACCTGGGCGCCGAAGTCATCAAGATAGAAGCACCCGGGGCGGGCGACCCCGCACGCCAGTATCCCCCCTTTCCCGACGACCAGCCCCATCCCGAAAAAAGCGGGATGTTTCTCTATCTGAACACCGGCAAGAAGAGTCTCACGCTGGATCCTGCGACGCCCGCCGGTGGCGAAGTCTTCAAGCGTCTGATCTCTAAGGCCGATTTCTTAATCGAGAACCATCCGGCCGGGTTTCTCGAGCGCATCGGACTACCTTATCCAGCGCTCCACGCGCTGAATCCTCGCTTGATTGTCGTATCGATCACTCCGTTTGGACAAACCGGTCCCTATCGGGATTGGAAGGGCTCCGATCTTATCGAGTGGGCGATGAGCCTCACCGGCTACAATACTCCCACCCTGATCGATGACGGCGAGCGCGAGAATCCGCTGCGCGCTCCAGGTCATATTGCCGACATGATGGGAGGCACCAATGCCGCGGCGGCGGCGATGATGGCTTTGTTTCAACGCGAGTTGACCGGAGACGGTCAATGGATCGATGCGCCGTGCTGGCAGGCGACGGTCAACACCTCAAAAATCGAAATGGCGGCCTACAGCTACTTGGGAATCCCCTTCAGCCGGATGCGGGGCCAGACCCTGGTCGGCTTGGAGCCGATGGCGTGCCGCGACGGCTACGTGTACACGCTCTGGGCCGCCGATTCTCACTATCAGGCGCTCAAGAAACTGCTCGGCAATCCCGATGGGCTTGATACCGAGTTGTTCGACACGCTGGCAGGACGGCAGCAAAACGACGACGTTTTGCGCCTGGTCATTCGCGAAGAACTCAAGAAGCACGACATGAAATACCTCGTAGACGAAGGTCAGAAACTGGGTCTCACGATCGGACCCGTCTACAAGGTGTCACAGGCGGCGAATCATCCACACCTCGCCGCGCGCGATGCATTCGTCGCCATCGAGCATCCGGTGGCAGGTCGTTTCCTGTTCCCGCGGCAGATGGTTTCGATGACGGCCACGCCAGCAATTCCGTCGCGCGCACCCATGCTCGGCGAGCACAACAAAGAGATACTCGACAGACTTGCGATTCCGCGCGAAGACCAGCACGGCCTTCACGCGGCGGGAGTTATCTGA
- a CDS encoding CoA transferase, whose protein sequence is MAPLPLEGIRVADFSWIINGPQIAQWLATMGAEVIKIESQVYIDIGRINPAGMADGKPGPNRNGFYHMLNYGKKAINLNLGTPKGYDLACDLIRKSDLVIECFPRPVSERLNLTYARIKAVKPDIVMISVSLLGKTGTEPSSWVGWGPMACCFAGMFDAQGYPGGPPRQTGGTWPDYAIASAVVFHTLAALRHRKRTGEGQWIDASMGETVISQMNEWFMDYFMNHRDRGQWGNRDAMMAPHNTYKCKGEDRWIAIAVSNDAEWNALCAVALHPEWARDARFVDRAARLNHREEIDALLRDWTRSHDHRELAATLQRVGVPAGPVLDSVELHEDSHLWKWGYWMKMAHHEVGERIIPGMPVKMSNVPELNYSMPPDVGQHNREIFGGLLGLSDAEIQTLMEQKVIY, encoded by the coding sequence ATGGCACCGCTTCCGCTGGAAGGAATCCGCGTGGCCGATTTCAGCTGGATCATCAATGGGCCGCAAATTGCCCAGTGGCTGGCGACCATGGGCGCCGAAGTGATCAAGATAGAGTCGCAGGTTTATATCGATATTGGTCGCATCAATCCTGCGGGCATGGCGGATGGAAAGCCGGGACCGAATCGTAACGGCTTCTACCACATGCTCAACTACGGCAAGAAAGCGATTAACCTGAACCTGGGGACACCGAAAGGCTACGATCTCGCTTGCGACCTGATCCGGAAAAGCGACCTGGTAATCGAATGCTTTCCACGTCCCGTGTCAGAACGTCTGAATCTGACTTACGCGCGAATCAAGGCGGTCAAACCCGATATCGTGATGATTTCGGTGTCGCTGTTGGGTAAGACCGGCACCGAGCCGTCGAGTTGGGTCGGATGGGGCCCGATGGCATGTTGTTTCGCCGGAATGTTCGATGCCCAGGGCTATCCGGGCGGTCCGCCGCGGCAAACCGGAGGGACCTGGCCTGACTACGCGATCGCTTCGGCGGTGGTGTTCCACACACTCGCCGCGTTGCGCCATAGGAAGCGTACCGGCGAGGGTCAATGGATAGATGCAAGCATGGGTGAGACCGTCATCAGTCAGATGAACGAATGGTTCATGGACTACTTCATGAACCATCGCGACCGCGGGCAGTGGGGGAACCGGGACGCGATGATGGCACCGCACAACACGTACAAGTGCAAGGGCGAGGATCGGTGGATCGCGATTGCCGTCAGCAACGACGCCGAATGGAACGCCCTGTGCGCGGTGGCGCTGCATCCCGAGTGGGCGCGCGATGCGAGGTTCGTCGATCGGGCAGCGCGGTTGAATCATCGTGAGGAAATCGACGCTCTGCTCCGCGACTGGACGCGTTCCCACGATCATCGCGAACTGGCCGCAACCTTGCAGAGAGTGGGCGTTCCGGCGGGCCCGGTGCTGGACAGCGTGGAGCTTCATGAAGATAGCCATCTATGGAAATGGGGCTATTGGATGAAGATGGCTCATCATGAGGTTGGCGAGCGAATCATTCCGGGCATGCCGGTGAAAATGAGCAACGTGCCGGAGCTGAACTACTCGATGCCGCCCGACGTCGGACAGCACAATCGCGAGATTTTCGGTGGGCTGCTCGGCCTTAGCGACGCCGAAATCCAAACCCTCATGGAGCAGAAGGTCATCTATTGA
- a CDS encoding glucose 1-dehydrogenase — protein MNAGFLAGKVTLVTGAGGGIGRATAVVLGQAGAKVLVSDVSTRRGEETVGLVRAAGAEAEFFKADVSRAAEVETLITAAVTRWGRLDCAHNNAGISGTVVNVADDTEENWDRTLAVDLKGVWLCMKFEIKQMLKQGGGSIVNTASTAGLLGAVRMGAYAAAKHGVVGLTRTAALEYARSNIRVNAICPGVVGTPVILGWFEANERLKKAMIAQEPIGRVGEPEEIGNAVAWLFSDRASFVTGAAIPVDGGMTAQ, from the coding sequence TTGAACGCGGGATTTCTCGCAGGCAAGGTGACGCTCGTTACCGGAGCGGGCGGCGGAATTGGTCGGGCGACGGCAGTGGTCCTGGGGCAGGCGGGCGCCAAGGTCCTGGTCTCGGATGTCTCGACGCGTCGCGGTGAGGAGACCGTCGGTCTGGTCCGGGCTGCTGGCGCCGAAGCGGAATTCTTCAAGGCCGATGTATCGCGGGCCGCCGAGGTAGAGACTCTGATTACGGCAGCGGTGACGAGATGGGGTCGCCTGGATTGTGCGCATAACAACGCTGGAATCTCCGGGACCGTGGTGAACGTCGCCGACGACACCGAGGAGAACTGGGACCGCACCCTGGCGGTAGATCTGAAGGGTGTCTGGCTCTGCATGAAATTTGAGATCAAGCAGATGCTCAAGCAGGGGGGCGGATCGATAGTAAATACTGCCTCGACTGCGGGCCTGCTCGGCGCAGTTCGGATGGGTGCCTATGCGGCCGCCAAGCATGGCGTGGTTGGCCTAACCCGGACCGCGGCGCTCGAATATGCTCGTTCCAACATCCGGGTAAATGCGATCTGTCCGGGCGTGGTCGGAACGCCCGTCATCCTCGGGTGGTTTGAGGCCAACGAGCGACTCAAGAAGGCCATGATTGCGCAGGAGCCGATAGGCAGGGTGGGGGAACCGGAAGAAATCGGCAATGCAGTGGCGTGGCTCTTTTCTGATCGTGCATCGTTCGTCACCGGCGCGGCGATTCCGGTAGACGGCGGCATGACCGCGCAGTAG
- a CDS encoding DUF4037 domain-containing protein, which produces MTSAETDKVQHHVYLHSLREFVGRYLGVVPDAAFSNIDWLLMYQNTLLELTAGAVYHDGLEELIPLRERLKWYPREVWLYMLASQWIRLAQEEHFPSRCGEDGDEVGSRINAARLVRDVMRLCFLLERRYAPYSKWLGTAFARLNCAREIEPLLHAALADDSWPGRERHLCAAYEAVARMHNVMGIFARLDGGTMSFRQRPYRVLGAGRFAKVVSDEIRDPQLRKIYESVGPIGSIDQFADSTNLLMRSDLRTRLRVLFERVG; this is translated from the coding sequence ATGACGTCCGCTGAAACGGATAAGGTACAGCATCACGTTTATCTTCATAGCCTGCGCGAGTTCGTCGGACGCTATTTGGGCGTGGTCCCGGACGCCGCGTTCTCCAATATCGACTGGCTGCTGATGTATCAAAACACGCTGTTGGAACTCACCGCTGGGGCCGTCTATCACGATGGCCTCGAGGAACTGATCCCGTTACGCGAGCGGCTAAAGTGGTATCCACGCGAGGTCTGGCTGTACATGCTCGCATCGCAATGGATTCGCCTTGCCCAGGAAGAGCACTTTCCCAGCCGATGCGGTGAAGACGGCGATGAAGTCGGGTCGCGCATCAATGCGGCGCGATTGGTCCGCGACGTCATGCGCTTGTGCTTTCTGCTCGAACGCCGATACGCCCCCTACAGTAAATGGCTCGGTACCGCCTTTGCGCGTCTGAATTGCGCGCGTGAAATCGAGCCTCTGTTGCACGCCGCGCTCGCCGACGACTCCTGGCCAGGCCGCGAACGGCACCTGTGCGCCGCTTATGAGGCGGTTGCACGCATGCACAACGTGATGGGTATCTTTGCACGACTGGATGGCGGCACCATGTCTTTCCGCCAACGGCCCTATCGAGTACTCGGCGCCGGACGATTCGCGAAAGTGGTCAGCGATGAGATCCGCGACCCGCAGTTGCGGAAGATTTACGAGAGCGTAGGCCCGATAGGTTCGATCGATCAATTTGCGGACAGCACCAACCTTCTTATGCGCTCCGACCTCCGCACCCGTCTTCGAGTGCTATTCGAAAGGGTCGGTTGA
- a CDS encoding DegQ family serine endoprotease — MVKKIAAVLGGVLLGLTIAFARAGAFPFWGSSDKGEAQADSSAPHAVSSPLIAPAPAAPNSPEPNERSGVVGSFAPLVKHVWPTVVSVRVVQDVKSSGMAMAPFGEGDEGGGGGDEGMGPPPGGDPFEQFRRFFGQIPKEYKQRGLGSGVIISPDGYILTNNHVVGAADEIKVTLSDKREFSAKVIGKDQKTDLALIKISTKDALPSALLGDSDKTEIGDWVIAIGNPFDVGMTVTAGIVSAKGKILGGNYDDYLQTDASINPGNSGGPLFNTDGQVIGINTLIYTRTGANNGIGFAIPIDLARNVVEQLKAHGRVVRGWLGVEIQEVTADLAQSFGLSKPEGALVAAVDKSSPADKAGIERGDIVIKFNGKDVHDEHELPTYVAQTPINKTVDVIVLRNGKPKTLQVTIAELKEQDVASAKSQEPGGDWGMKVGDITPELAQQFHLNAGKGVVVRGVQPDSPAAEAGLQPGDLILEVGSNKVADVKDFIEKAKDAKSSKKPTRILLQRGSATLYVVVKPAEEGQG, encoded by the coding sequence ATGGTTAAGAAAATCGCTGCCGTACTCGGCGGCGTGTTGTTGGGGCTGACTATCGCGTTTGCACGCGCGGGGGCATTTCCATTCTGGGGATCCAGCGATAAAGGGGAGGCGCAGGCCGATAGTTCTGCGCCGCACGCTGTTTCGTCACCCCTGATTGCGCCGGCACCAGCCGCGCCAAACTCACCCGAGCCCAATGAACGCAGTGGCGTAGTGGGCTCCTTCGCACCGTTGGTGAAACACGTATGGCCGACGGTCGTGAGCGTACGGGTGGTCCAGGACGTAAAGTCATCCGGGATGGCGATGGCGCCTTTCGGAGAGGGCGATGAGGGTGGTGGCGGCGGTGACGAAGGAATGGGCCCCCCTCCCGGTGGCGATCCCTTCGAACAGTTCCGCCGATTCTTTGGCCAGATACCCAAGGAATACAAGCAACGTGGGCTCGGCTCAGGCGTGATCATTTCACCCGACGGCTACATCCTGACCAACAACCACGTGGTTGGTGCCGCCGACGAAATCAAGGTCACACTCAGCGACAAACGGGAATTCAGTGCGAAGGTCATCGGCAAGGATCAGAAGACCGACCTCGCCCTGATCAAGATCAGCACGAAAGACGCGCTGCCCAGTGCGCTGCTGGGAGATTCCGACAAGACTGAAATCGGCGATTGGGTCATCGCCATCGGAAATCCTTTTGACGTCGGCATGACGGTCACCGCCGGTATCGTGAGTGCCAAGGGTAAGATCCTCGGTGGCAACTATGACGACTACCTTCAGACCGATGCCTCGATTAACCCGGGCAACTCGGGTGGGCCATTGTTCAATACCGACGGCCAGGTGATCGGAATTAACACCCTCATCTACACGCGCACCGGCGCCAACAACGGCATCGGCTTCGCCATCCCCATCGATCTGGCCCGCAACGTTGTGGAGCAGCTCAAGGCGCACGGACGGGTCGTTCGCGGCTGGCTGGGTGTCGAGATTCAAGAGGTGACCGCGGATCTCGCGCAATCGTTCGGACTGAGTAAGCCCGAAGGTGCACTGGTTGCAGCCGTCGACAAGAGCAGCCCAGCCGACAAGGCCGGCATTGAGCGTGGCGACATCGTCATCAAGTTCAACGGTAAAGATGTCCACGACGAGCACGAGCTGCCGACCTATGTTGCGCAGACTCCGATAAACAAGACCGTCGATGTTATCGTGCTGCGTAACGGCAAACCTAAAACGCTGCAGGTAACCATCGCCGAGCTGAAGGAGCAGGATGTCGCCAGCGCCAAAAGCCAGGAGCCAGGTGGCGACTGGGGTATGAAGGTTGGTGACATCACTCCGGAGCTCGCGCAGCAGTTCCATCTCAACGCGGGAAAAGGAGTGGTTGTGCGTGGCGTCCAGCCGGATAGCCCCGCTGCGGAGGCGGGATTGCAGCCGGGCGACCTGATTCTCGAGGTCGGCTCTAACAAGGTTGCTGACGTAAAGGACTTCATAGAGAAGGCGAAGGATGCCAAGAGCAGCAAGAAGCCGACGCGCATCCTGCTCCAACGCGGGAGCGCCACTCTCTACGTGGTGGTGAAGCCGGCTGAAGAAGGCCAGGGCTAA
- a CDS encoding NAD(P)/FAD-dependent oxidoreductase — protein MRPTRKCEVLIAGAGPAGLATALYLIKSRPNLRGRVVALEKSCHPRFKTCAGGLIPKARLALQELGIALDVPSVTVQSSRARTVVGDAIVHRDEPVGTVVRRDQFDALLARQARAAGLEIVEHCRVVDVAQKRGLVQVVSERGNFEARVLVGADGSGSAVRRSTFGHDKTTIGRALMTDIEVDAKAAVEFAAQCYRFDFRCVGVGIKGYAWSFPCLIEGRPHLNVGIYDQHPRASRASGGEHAALLGELKRAFPELPLEHLQGRGGNFRAAPIRWFDRRDRYAKGSVILAGDAAGVDPLMGEGISCAFEHGKAAAGAIGQFLDDDPVAFTRYDRELHRGVTGRKLRKLAFAARHFYGPHHRTFFRLSRLSRRAQEIGLDWYNGARRCDELSTAVLVLRWTGSVLFGASVN, from the coding sequence ATGCGGCCAACGCGCAAATGCGAGGTTTTGATCGCCGGAGCCGGGCCGGCCGGGCTTGCCACCGCCCTTTATTTGATCAAGTCGCGCCCCAACCTGCGCGGCCGAGTGGTGGCATTGGAGAAGTCCTGCCATCCACGCTTCAAGACTTGCGCGGGAGGCCTGATTCCGAAGGCCAGGTTGGCGCTGCAGGAGTTGGGCATTGCGCTCGACGTCCCTTCGGTTACGGTCCAGAGCAGCCGAGCGCGAACGGTCGTCGGCGATGCGATTGTCCATCGCGATGAGCCGGTCGGAACGGTAGTGAGGCGCGATCAATTCGATGCGTTGCTGGCGCGGCAGGCGCGCGCGGCGGGGCTCGAGATCGTGGAACATTGTCGGGTGGTCGACGTCGCGCAGAAGCGCGGCTTGGTGCAGGTAGTTAGCGAACGCGGGAACTTCGAGGCCCGCGTACTGGTCGGTGCCGATGGCTCGGGTAGCGCCGTCCGCCGAAGCACTTTTGGCCACGACAAGACCACCATCGGGCGCGCGCTGATGACCGACATCGAAGTTGATGCAAAGGCGGCGGTTGAGTTCGCCGCGCAATGCTACCGCTTCGACTTTCGTTGCGTCGGTGTCGGCATAAAGGGTTACGCGTGGTCGTTTCCTTGTTTGATCGAGGGGCGGCCACATCTGAACGTCGGCATCTATGATCAACACCCGCGCGCCTCGCGGGCTTCTGGCGGCGAGCACGCGGCGCTGCTGGGCGAGCTTAAGCGCGCGTTCCCCGAGCTTCCACTTGAGCACCTTCAGGGTCGGGGCGGAAACTTCCGGGCCGCGCCAATTCGCTGGTTTGACCGGCGTGATCGCTATGCGAAGGGAAGCGTCATTCTGGCGGGAGATGCCGCAGGAGTTGACCCGCTGATGGGTGAGGGCATCTCGTGCGCTTTTGAACACGGCAAGGCGGCGGCAGGGGCAATCGGCCAATTCCTTGATGACGATCCGGTGGCGTTCACGCGATATGACCGCGAGCTCCACCGCGGTGTCACGGGGCGCAAACTTCGCAAGCTCGCGTTTGCAGCCCGTCATTTCTATGGCCCGCACCATCGAACCTTCTTTCGCCTTTCGCGCCTAAGCCGACGCGCGCAAGAAATCGGGTTGGATTGGTACAATGGCGCGCGCCGCTGTGATGAACTCTCGACGGCGGTCCTGGTGCTGCGCTGGACTGGTTCTGTTCTGTTCGGCGCTTCGGTAAACTGA
- a CDS encoding helical backbone metal receptor, translating to MPHVQVIDDLGFKVDLASSPGRIISLVPSWTETLFALGLGERVVGATKFCVEPAERVESIRKVGGTKNPDLRTIATLAPDLIIANAEENRREDVERMRTQGFPVLITYPRTVPAAVESLLKIGRVAGCEAEADAMAREITRTVSEVEADVGVWAKLRLRAFCPIWKKPWMAFNADTYAHDVLRMMGFNNVYAAAGERYPATTLDEAIELRPNVVLLPDEPYEFSDKDVDELRTVLPPGLARRVLTISGRDLHWYGVHMVSGLKSLAQRLARVRAAVL from the coding sequence ATGCCGCATGTGCAGGTAATAGACGACCTCGGCTTTAAGGTGGACCTGGCGAGCTCGCCTGGCAGGATTATTTCGCTGGTGCCCAGTTGGACCGAGACCCTCTTCGCTCTGGGACTCGGTGAGCGGGTGGTCGGGGCCACGAAATTTTGCGTGGAGCCAGCGGAGCGAGTCGAGTCGATCAGAAAAGTCGGGGGCACCAAGAACCCCGACTTGCGCACCATCGCTACGCTGGCGCCCGACCTCATAATCGCGAATGCGGAGGAGAATCGACGTGAAGACGTGGAGCGCATGCGCACGCAGGGGTTCCCGGTTCTGATCACCTATCCGCGCACGGTGCCTGCCGCGGTCGAGTCGTTACTCAAGATCGGTCGAGTCGCGGGGTGCGAAGCGGAGGCTGACGCGATGGCGCGCGAGATCACCCGCACCGTCAGCGAAGTCGAAGCGGATGTGGGCGTGTGGGCCAAGCTTCGGCTGCGCGCCTTTTGCCCGATCTGGAAGAAGCCGTGGATGGCGTTCAACGCCGATACCTATGCGCACGATGTCCTTCGCATGATGGGATTCAATAACGTCTACGCGGCGGCCGGCGAGCGTTATCCAGCGACCACGCTCGACGAAGCAATCGAACTGCGGCCGAACGTGGTGCTTCTGCCAGACGAACCCTATGAATTCAGCGACAAGGACGTCGACGAACTGCGTACGGTCCTGCCGCCCGGTCTCGCACGTCGGGTACTGACAATCAGCGGTCGAGACCTGCACTGGTACGGCGTCCATATGGTGAGCGGCCTAAAGTCGCTTGCCCAGCGGTTGGCGAGAGTCCGTGCGGCAGTGCTTTAG
- a CDS encoding CaiB/BaiF CoA-transferase family protein, whose protein sequence is MPQPPLAGIKVLDLTKLAPGPFCTMILGDLGADVIKIEEPGPPTGRRAEQAGKAGTEGPGAPFSGSPFNALNRNKKSIGLNLKSGPGKEVFRRMVQRADVLVQEYRPGVAERLGIGYEQMSVRNDRLIYCAITGYGQDGPYRNLVGHDLNYIATAGVLSIVGRAGQLPTIPHNLIADYAGGGMHAVIGILAALVARTQTGRGQYVDISMMDGSMALMAQSFASFFANGRLPARGETPLDGAIPNYNLYETKDGKIITIGAIEPWFFANLCRALGREDLVEHEYNSARRAEIQESFRAIFRTKTRDEWFEILSRTDVCVGKMNTLDEVEADPQVQARKMIVELDTLEGRKVKQVGISVKLSETPGSIRSLAPTLGQHTEEVMHGLGYSDEQIEKWRADGSVK, encoded by the coding sequence ATGCCACAACCGCCGCTTGCCGGAATCAAGGTGCTCGATCTGACCAAGCTTGCGCCGGGCCCTTTTTGTACGATGATTCTTGGCGACCTCGGCGCCGACGTAATCAAGATCGAGGAACCGGGTCCCCCCACCGGGCGGCGCGCCGAGCAAGCAGGCAAGGCAGGCACCGAGGGTCCCGGCGCGCCCTTCAGCGGTTCGCCGTTCAACGCGCTCAATCGCAACAAGAAATCCATCGGGCTCAACCTGAAGAGCGGACCGGGCAAGGAAGTGTTTCGGCGCATGGTTCAGCGCGCCGACGTACTGGTGCAGGAGTATCGGCCCGGCGTGGCTGAACGCCTGGGAATCGGCTACGAGCAGATGTCGGTTCGCAACGACCGATTGATCTACTGCGCCATAACTGGCTACGGACAGGACGGTCCATACCGCAACCTGGTGGGTCACGACCTCAACTACATCGCCACCGCGGGAGTCCTTTCCATCGTCGGAAGAGCGGGCCAGTTGCCGACCATCCCGCACAACCTGATCGCCGACTACGCGGGGGGCGGCATGCACGCCGTGATTGGAATCCTGGCCGCGCTGGTCGCGCGCACTCAGACCGGCCGCGGGCAGTATGTCGACATCTCGATGATGGATGGTTCGATGGCGCTCATGGCGCAGTCGTTCGCGAGCTTCTTTGCCAACGGGAGGTTGCCCGCCCGCGGCGAGACCCCGCTCGACGGGGCAATTCCCAACTACAATCTGTACGAGACCAAAGACGGCAAGATCATCACCATCGGCGCCATCGAGCCGTGGTTTTTTGCGAATCTTTGCCGCGCGCTCGGACGCGAGGATCTGGTCGAGCACGAATACAATTCCGCGCGGCGCGCGGAGATCCAGGAATCATTCAGAGCCATCTTTCGGACCAAGACGCGCGACGAATGGTTCGAGATTCTGAGTCGGACCGACGTATGCGTCGGCAAGATGAACACCCTGGACGAAGTTGAGGCCGACCCCCAGGTTCAAGCGCGCAAAATGATCGTCGAACTGGATACGCTCGAGGGCCGCAAGGTGAAGCAGGTGGGCATTTCAGTAAAGCTATCGGAGACCCCAGGCTCGATTCGATCGCTGGCGCCGACCTTGGGACAGCACACCGAGGAAGTCATGCACGGACTCGGATACTCGGACGAGCAGATCGAAAAGTGGCGTGCCGACGGTTCGGTAAAGTGA